The following proteins are encoded in a genomic region of Nonomuraea muscovyensis:
- a CDS encoding alkaline phosphatase family protein, whose translation MRPKVLVVGMDGLRFDRLTALRPPVLTALIEAGAYGTSLLPYGVTGEPRTESPGEVVPEGHHSGVAAGGRVISARTDSGPGWSSVATGVWPDKHGVVDNGFAGAQFTKYPDFLTRAQEARSDLVTGAFFSWPALDEHGAFGPGIGARGVYDGYATTWGAADEQVAAAALRHLADTAADLSFVYLGDTDEVAHALGPLGQEYADALRTQDAQFGALLDTVRARPSYPEERWTVLVTTDHGHVDGGGHGGVSDAERTVFVVAGRLGEDLGGVSLGAPRPVDVAPTALAALGIDPDPAWDLDGEPLRY comes from the coding sequence GTGAGGCCCAAGGTCCTGGTCGTCGGCATGGACGGCCTGCGCTTCGACCGGCTCACCGCGCTCCGGCCACCGGTGCTCACCGCCCTCATCGAGGCGGGCGCGTACGGCACGAGCCTGCTCCCGTACGGGGTGACCGGCGAGCCCCGCACCGAGTCGCCCGGTGAGGTGGTCCCCGAAGGTCACCACAGCGGAGTCGCGGCAGGTGGGCGGGTCATCTCGGCGCGGACGGACTCCGGGCCGGGATGGTCGTCGGTCGCGACGGGCGTGTGGCCGGACAAGCACGGCGTGGTGGACAACGGTTTCGCGGGTGCCCAGTTCACGAAATATCCGGACTTCCTGACGCGGGCGCAGGAGGCGCGCTCCGACCTGGTCACCGGGGCGTTCTTCTCCTGGCCCGCCCTGGACGAGCACGGCGCCTTCGGCCCCGGCATCGGCGCCCGCGGCGTCTACGACGGCTACGCCACCACCTGGGGCGCGGCCGACGAGCAGGTCGCCGCGGCCGCCCTGCGGCACCTGGCGGACACGGCCGCGGACCTGTCCTTCGTGTACCTGGGCGACACCGACGAGGTCGCCCACGCCCTCGGCCCGCTCGGCCAGGAGTACGCCGACGCCCTCCGCACCCAGGACGCCCAGTTCGGCGCGCTGCTCGACACGGTCCGCGCCCGCCCCTCCTACCCGGAGGAGCGCTGGACGGTGCTGGTCACCACCGACCACGGTCACGTGGACGGGGGTGGTCACGGCGGCGTCTCCGACGCCGAGCGCACGGTGTTCGTCGTCGCCGGCCGCCTGGGCGAGGACCTGGGCGGCGTCTCGCTCGGCGCGCCACGGCCGGTGGACGTGGCGCCCACCGCGCTGGCCGCCCTCGGCATCGACCCGGACCCGGCCTGGGACCTGGACGGAGAGCCGCTGAGATACTGA
- a CDS encoding sugar phosphate isomerase/epimerase family protein, protein MKLAVSTLGMPGEGLDRAVEAATEHGCQGLELRLHPDTGVHAGLGPEERRSVRERVAAAGLEIAALAGYAGVCEPGPDEPVVEQILGDLALAADLGAPGVRVFPRGADPAVGARRLKAVSGAARDLGVRVLVETHDALATGAGVARVLDEAACPETTGVIWDLLHPWRHGEPPAETLRALGPWLAYVQVKDAVSAEDTTPVPMGTGSVPLEECGELLRGAGYEGWVSLEWERTWYPHVAPVEEILPGAAAWVRRFGGALR, encoded by the coding sequence GTGAAGCTGGCGGTCAGCACGCTGGGAATGCCCGGCGAGGGGCTCGACAGGGCGGTGGAGGCGGCCACCGAACACGGCTGCCAGGGGCTGGAACTGCGCCTGCACCCCGACACCGGGGTGCACGCGGGACTCGGCCCGGAGGAGCGGCGGTCGGTGCGCGAGCGGGTGGCGGCGGCCGGCCTGGAGATCGCGGCGCTCGCCGGGTACGCGGGGGTGTGCGAGCCGGGCCCCGACGAGCCGGTGGTGGAGCAGATCCTCGGCGACCTGGCCCTCGCCGCCGACCTCGGCGCGCCGGGCGTGCGGGTCTTCCCGCGCGGTGCGGACCCCGCCGTGGGAGCGCGCCGCCTGAAGGCCGTCTCCGGTGCGGCCCGTGACCTGGGCGTGCGGGTGCTGGTCGAGACGCACGACGCCCTGGCCACCGGCGCGGGCGTGGCCCGGGTGCTGGACGAGGCGGCCTGCCCGGAGACCACGGGCGTGATCTGGGACCTGCTGCACCCGTGGCGGCACGGCGAACCGCCCGCCGAGACGCTGCGGGCGCTCGGCCCGTGGCTGGCGTACGTGCAGGTCAAGGACGCCGTCTCGGCCGAGGACACCACCCCGGTGCCGATGGGGACCGGCTCGGTGCCGCTGGAGGAGTGCGGCGAGCTGTTGCGCGGGGCCGGCTACGAGGGGTGGGTGTCGCTGGAGTGGGAGCGCACCTGGTACCCCCACGTCGCCCCGGTCGAGGAGATCCTGCCGGGCGCGGCCGCCTGGGTCCGGCGCTTCGGCGGGGCCCTCCGGTGA
- a CDS encoding alpha/beta hydrolase family protein, translating into MRWPGRGAVSAVGEPDGSGPAGVRVPVTCERGGFAVVLSLDEAGLLDGLRLAAADWTAPPYADPETFREQEVTIGSGALAVPGTLSVPRGRGPWPGVVLLGGGGPFDRDATSGPNKPLKDLAWGLAGRGVAVVRFDKVTHAHAARVAALEGFTMTEEYVPHAVAAVRLLRDRPDVDAARVFVAGHSMGGKVAPRVAAAEPSVAGLVIMAGDAEPMHRAAVRVVRHLASVSGDPRAADLLETVTRQAALADSPELSPATAAADLPFGLWPGSYWLDLRGYDPVGTAAALERPMLILQGARDYQVTVEDDLARWRAGLEHRPDVTIRVYDADDHLFFPGAGPSTPADYARAQHVDPDVVEDVARWLAES; encoded by the coding sequence GTGCGGTGGCCGGGGCGGGGGGCGGTCTCGGCCGTCGGCGAGCCGGACGGCTCGGGGCCGGCCGGGGTGAGGGTGCCGGTCACCTGCGAGCGCGGCGGGTTCGCAGTGGTGCTGTCGCTGGACGAGGCCGGGCTGCTCGACGGTCTGCGGCTGGCGGCCGCGGACTGGACGGCTCCGCCGTACGCGGATCCGGAGACGTTCCGGGAGCAGGAGGTCACGATCGGCTCCGGAGCGCTGGCCGTGCCCGGCACGCTGAGCGTGCCGCGAGGTCGCGGCCCGTGGCCCGGCGTGGTCCTGCTCGGCGGCGGTGGGCCGTTCGACCGTGACGCCACCAGCGGGCCGAACAAGCCGCTCAAGGACCTGGCGTGGGGGCTGGCCGGCCGTGGTGTGGCGGTGGTGCGGTTCGACAAGGTGACCCACGCGCACGCCGCGCGCGTGGCCGCGCTCGAGGGTTTCACCATGACCGAGGAGTACGTGCCGCACGCGGTCGCGGCGGTCCGCCTGCTGCGGGACCGGCCGGACGTGGACGCGGCGCGGGTGTTCGTGGCCGGGCACAGCATGGGCGGCAAAGTGGCGCCGCGGGTGGCGGCGGCGGAGCCGTCGGTGGCCGGGCTGGTGATCATGGCGGGTGACGCCGAGCCGATGCACCGGGCCGCCGTGCGGGTGGTCCGCCACCTCGCCTCGGTGAGCGGGGACCCGCGTGCGGCGGATCTCCTGGAGACCGTCACCCGGCAGGCCGCGCTGGCCGACAGCCCGGAGCTTTCTCCCGCCACCGCGGCGGCCGATCTGCCGTTCGGCTTGTGGCCCGGTTCCTACTGGCTGGACCTGCGCGGCTACGACCCGGTGGGCACGGCCGCGGCACTGGAGCGGCCGATGCTCATCCTCCAGGGCGCCCGGGACTATCAGGTGACCGTCGAGGACGATCTCGCACGGTGGAGGGCGGGACTGGAGCACCGGCCGGACGTCACGATCCGCGTCTACGACGCCGACGATCATCTGTTCTTCCCCGGCGCGGGCCCGTCCACGCCCGCCGACTACGCCCGGGCGCAGCACGTCGACCCCGATGTGGTGGAGGACGTCGCCCGGTGGCTGGCCGAATCGTGA
- a CDS encoding helix-turn-helix domain-containing protein: protein MDPLELLGHPVRLRIVHAMRGGHTLTTAQLCARIPDVSKATVYRHIDLLARGAVLEVAGERRVRGAVERHYRLRQDRATIDDDTIASLTPDDHRRGFAAAMAALIAEFDAYLDRDHADPVADLVGYRQHAVWLSRDELLQMISRLRAAIAPVLANPPTPDRGPYLLSPILFPLDEPPQGRTTRADDESG, encoded by the coding sequence GTGGATCCTCTTGAACTTCTCGGGCATCCGGTACGGCTGCGGATCGTCCACGCGATGCGGGGCGGGCACACGCTGACGACGGCCCAGTTGTGCGCGCGCATCCCCGACGTCTCCAAGGCCACCGTCTACCGGCACATCGACCTGCTCGCGAGGGGCGCAGTCCTGGAGGTGGCCGGCGAACGACGCGTCAGGGGCGCCGTGGAGCGCCACTACCGGCTTCGCCAGGACCGGGCCACGATCGACGACGACACGATCGCCTCGCTCACTCCCGACGACCACCGGCGCGGCTTCGCCGCCGCCATGGCCGCCCTCATCGCGGAGTTCGACGCCTACCTCGACCGCGACCACGCCGACCCGGTGGCCGACCTCGTCGGCTACCGCCAGCACGCCGTCTGGCTCAGCCGTGACGAACTGCTCCAGATGATCAGCCGCCTGCGTGCGGCGATCGCGCCCGTGCTGGCGAATCCCCCCACGCCGGACCGCGGCCCCTACCTGCTCAGCCCCATCCTGTTCCCGCTCGACGAGCCGCCCCAGGGGCGGACGACGAGAGCGGATGACGAGAGCGGATGA
- a CDS encoding LacI family DNA-binding transcriptional regulator has product MVTLEDVAKQAGVSLATASRVLNGSTRQVGAALRARVERAADELGYRANMAAQTLARGASNVIGIVVHDLTDPYFAALADGAMRAAAGQGLLVMVGTTHRDPEQEIAYVATMNAQRVRAVLLAGSRVDEPDVTGRLRRELDRYRASGGRVACVGQDLLGVDTVAPANYEGGAALARSLAALGHTRFAVLAGPPHLMTARDRCAGFMAALEELGLPEPRVVHGPFDRDGGYAAARQTGDATCVFAVNDVMAVGALAAYREQGVRVPDDVSVAGFDDIATLRDHVPALTTVRLPLADMGALALDLALGEGDTAVVEHVAGEVVLRESVRDIR; this is encoded by the coding sequence GTGGTCACGCTGGAGGACGTCGCCAAACAGGCGGGCGTCTCGCTCGCGACCGCCTCGCGCGTGCTCAACGGCAGCACCCGCCAGGTGGGCGCCGCCCTGCGCGCGCGGGTCGAACGGGCCGCCGACGAGCTGGGCTACCGCGCCAACATGGCCGCCCAGACGCTGGCCCGCGGGGCCAGCAACGTCATCGGCATCGTGGTGCACGACCTGACCGACCCCTACTTCGCCGCGCTCGCCGACGGCGCCATGCGCGCCGCGGCGGGCCAGGGCCTGCTCGTGATGGTGGGCACCACCCACCGCGACCCCGAGCAGGAGATCGCCTACGTGGCCACGATGAACGCCCAGCGCGTGCGGGCCGTGCTGCTCGCCGGCTCGCGCGTCGACGAGCCGGACGTCACGGGCCGGCTGCGCCGCGAGCTCGACCGCTACCGGGCCAGCGGCGGCCGGGTCGCCTGCGTCGGCCAGGACCTGCTCGGCGTCGACACGGTGGCGCCCGCCAACTACGAGGGCGGGGCCGCGCTCGCCCGGTCGCTGGCCGCCCTCGGCCACACCCGTTTCGCCGTGCTGGCGGGGCCGCCCCACCTGATGACCGCCCGCGACCGGTGCGCCGGTTTCATGGCGGCACTGGAGGAGCTCGGGCTGCCCGAGCCGCGTGTCGTCCACGGCCCCTTCGACCGCGACGGCGGTTACGCGGCGGCGCGGCAGACGGGCGACGCGACGTGCGTGTTCGCGGTCAACGACGTGATGGCCGTGGGCGCGCTGGCCGCCTACCGCGAGCAGGGCGTGCGGGTGCCCGACGACGTGTCCGTGGCGGGCTTCGACGACATCGCCACGCTGCGCGACCACGTGCCGGCGCTGACCACCGTGCGGCTGCCGCTGGCCGACATGGGTGCCCTGGCGCTGGACCTGGCGCTGGGCGAGGGCGACACGGCGGTCGTCGAGCACGTCGCCGGCGAGGTCGTCCTGCGCGAGAGCGTCCGCGACATCCGCTGA
- a CDS encoding TetR/AcrR family transcriptional regulator yields the protein MAVVKRERSDAARNRAKILAAAAGIVAVHGVEGLSMAEVAAAAGVGVGTLYRRFGDRSGLAYALIDDRERAFQAAFLEGPPPLGPGAEPRERVRAFLHALADRTVEQLDLLLMADSAAPLSRFGGAYAAHHGHLAMLVARLRPGADAACLADALLAPLAAPLVAYRTRECGIGLDRVKAALDVLVDGL from the coding sequence ATGGCGGTCGTGAAACGCGAGCGCAGCGACGCGGCGCGCAACCGGGCGAAGATCCTCGCCGCCGCGGCGGGGATCGTCGCCGTGCACGGCGTCGAGGGGCTGTCCATGGCCGAGGTGGCCGCCGCCGCGGGTGTCGGCGTCGGCACCCTCTACCGGCGCTTCGGCGACCGGTCCGGGCTGGCCTACGCGCTGATCGACGACCGCGAGCGCGCGTTCCAGGCGGCGTTCCTGGAGGGGCCGCCGCCGCTCGGCCCCGGGGCCGAGCCGCGCGAGCGCGTCCGCGCCTTCCTGCACGCGCTCGCCGACCGCACGGTGGAGCAGCTCGACCTGCTCCTGATGGCCGACTCGGCCGCGCCGCTGTCCCGCTTCGGCGGCGCCTACGCGGCCCACCACGGTCACCTGGCGATGCTGGTCGCCCGGCTGCGGCCCGGCGCCGACGCCGCCTGCCTGGCCGACGCGCTGCTCGCGCCCCTGGCCGCGCCGCTCGTCGCGTATCGGACGCGGGAGTGCGGGATCGGGCTCGACCGCGTCAAGGCCGCGCTCGACGTCCTGGTCGACGGCCTCTGA
- a CDS encoding SDR family NAD(P)-dependent oxidoreductase, with the protein MRVALVTGGSRGIGAAIARRLAADGLDVAITYARAADRAAEVVGDIEATGRRGLALRADAADAGALAGAVEDTVRAFGRLDVVVSNAGIAPSGPLAEVTLEEVDRTLAVHARAAFVLAQAAARHLGEGGRIITIGSSLAERVPYAGWTLYAMSKSALTGLTKGLARDLGPRGITANLVHPGSTDTEMNPAGSPWADDERALTALGRYCAPEDVAATVAHLAGDSGRNITGTAITVDAGTTA; encoded by the coding sequence ATGAGAGTCGCGCTCGTCACCGGCGGCAGCAGGGGCATCGGCGCCGCCATCGCCCGGCGCCTGGCCGCGGACGGCCTGGACGTGGCCATCACCTACGCCCGCGCGGCGGACCGGGCCGCGGAGGTGGTCGGCGACATCGAGGCGACCGGCCGGCGCGGGCTGGCCCTGCGGGCCGACGCGGCGGACGCCGGGGCGCTGGCCGGCGCCGTCGAGGACACCGTGCGCGCCTTCGGCCGACTCGACGTGGTGGTGAGCAACGCCGGCATCGCGCCGTCCGGGCCGCTGGCGGAGGTGACACTGGAGGAGGTGGACCGGACGCTCGCCGTGCACGCCCGCGCCGCGTTCGTCCTCGCCCAGGCCGCCGCCCGGCACCTCGGCGAGGGAGGGCGGATCATCACCATCGGCAGCAGCCTCGCCGAGCGCGTCCCGTACGCCGGCTGGACCCTCTACGCGATGAGCAAGTCGGCGCTCACCGGGCTCACCAAGGGCCTGGCCCGCGACCTCGGCCCGCGCGGCATCACCGCCAACCTCGTCCATCCCGGCTCCACCGACACCGAGATGAACCCGGCCGGCAGCCCGTGGGCCGACGACGAGCGCGCCCTCACCGCCCTCGGACGCTACTGCGCACCCGAGGACGTCGCGGCCACGGTGGCACACCTGGCGGGCGACTCGGGCCGCAACATCACCGGCACGGCCATCACCGTCGACGCCGGCACCACCGCCTGA
- a CDS encoding thiolase family protein, whose product MFVDGVRTPFGRSGPKGLYAETRADDLVVRVIRELLRRNPGLPPERVDEVAIAATTQIGDQGLTIGRSAAVLAGLPKSVPGYAIDRMCAGAMTAVTTVAGGIAFGAYDVAIAGGVEHMGRHPMGEGVDPNPRFLSEKLVDPSALVMGMTAENLHDRYPTITKERADAYAVLSQEKVAKAYADGRIQPDLVPTAVRTAEKGWGLAVEDEAPRPGTTMEGLRALKTPFRPHGHITAGNSSGINDGATGCVVAAREVADELGLAPKMRLVSYAFAGVDPEVMGVGPIPSTERALRLAGLSISDIGLFEINEAFAVQVLAFLEHFGIADDDPRVNPFGGAIAFGHPLASSGVRLMTQLAREFAERPEVRYGITTMCVGMGMGGTVIWENLA is encoded by the coding sequence GTGTTCGTCGACGGCGTGCGCACGCCCTTCGGCCGGTCGGGGCCGAAGGGCCTGTATGCGGAGACCCGCGCCGACGACCTGGTCGTGCGGGTCATCCGCGAGCTGCTCCGGCGCAACCCCGGCCTGCCGCCCGAGCGCGTGGACGAGGTCGCCATCGCCGCGACCACCCAGATCGGCGACCAGGGCCTGACCATCGGCCGCTCGGCGGCGGTGCTGGCCGGCCTGCCGAAGTCCGTGCCGGGCTACGCGATCGACCGCATGTGCGCCGGCGCGATGACCGCGGTCACCACCGTCGCGGGCGGCATCGCCTTCGGCGCGTACGACGTCGCCATCGCGGGCGGGGTCGAGCACATGGGCCGCCACCCGATGGGCGAGGGCGTCGACCCCAACCCGCGCTTCCTGTCGGAGAAGCTCGTCGACCCGAGCGCGCTCGTCATGGGCATGACGGCCGAGAACCTTCACGACCGCTACCCGACGATCACCAAGGAGCGCGCCGACGCCTACGCGGTGCTCTCGCAGGAGAAGGTGGCCAAGGCCTACGCCGACGGCCGGATCCAGCCCGACCTCGTGCCGACCGCCGTCCGGACGGCCGAGAAGGGCTGGGGGCTCGCGGTCGAGGACGAGGCGCCCCGGCCCGGCACCACGATGGAGGGCCTGCGCGCCCTGAAGACGCCGTTCCGCCCGCACGGCCACATTACGGCCGGCAACTCCTCCGGCATCAACGACGGCGCGACCGGCTGCGTCGTGGCGGCCCGCGAGGTCGCCGACGAGCTGGGCCTGGCGCCGAAGATGCGGCTGGTGTCCTACGCGTTCGCGGGCGTGGACCCCGAGGTGATGGGCGTGGGCCCGATCCCGTCCACCGAGCGGGCGCTGCGCCTGGCCGGACTGTCGATCTCCGACATCGGCCTGTTCGAGATCAACGAGGCGTTCGCCGTGCAGGTGCTGGCGTTCCTGGAGCACTTCGGCATCGCCGACGACGACCCCCGGGTCAACCCCTTCGGCGGCGCGATCGCCTTCGGTCACCCGCTGGCCTCCTCGGGCGTGCGGCTGATGACGCAGCTCGCCCGCGAGTTCGCCGAGCGCCCCGAGGTGCGCTACGGCATCACCACCATGTGCGTCGGCATGGGCATGGGCGGCACCGTGATCTGGGAGAACCTGGCGTGA
- a CDS encoding 3-hydroxyacyl-CoA dehydrogenase NAD-binding domain-containing protein, whose protein sequence is MSKVDTWRAVLSERDADEVVTKALVRDVELPGGAGTMALITLDNGFDHTKPNTFGPRGLFALNGALSEIAQRTDLAAVGVTGKPFIFAVGADLKGAAAVASREEALAIGGLGHHVFRRLGELPIPSFAFVNGAAMGGGLEIALHCTYRTISSGVPAVALPECFLGLVPGWGGTQLLPRLIGPEQALKLIIENPLSQNRMIKGAQAYKLGVADAMFEPADFLEESLRWAAKVVAGEVAVERPSRDGDDWDKAVADARFLVDMKLRGASPAPYRALDLVARARTASRDEGFAAEDEALADLLMGDELRAGLYAFDLVQRRAKRPAGAPDRSLARKVTKVGVVGAGLMASQMALLFARRLEVPVVLTDLDQARLDKGVGYVHAEVDKLLGKGRISADQANRLKGLVTGSLTKDAFADADFVIEAVFEDMAVKKKVFAEVEAVVPDGCTLATNTSSLSLTEMGADLAHPERLVGFHFFNPVAVMPLLEIVKGAATDDATLATAFAVGKSLKKSAVLVKDAPAFVVNRLLTRFMGEVIAAVDEGTPLETAEHALDDLGLPMTPFALLQLVGPAVGLHVAETLHEAFPDRFGVSANMAKLVASGKPGVYAADFSLDPEAVALFAGGDRPSTAEEVRRRVLEALAQEIRIMLDEGVVAAAQDIDLCMILGAGWPFHLGGVTPYLDRAGVARPRFLEPGVASLPA, encoded by the coding sequence GTGAGCAAGGTCGACACCTGGCGCGCGGTGCTGAGCGAGCGCGACGCCGACGAAGTCGTCACCAAGGCGCTGGTCCGCGACGTGGAGCTGCCCGGCGGCGCCGGCACGATGGCGCTGATCACGCTGGACAACGGCTTCGACCACACCAAGCCCAACACGTTCGGCCCGCGCGGGCTGTTCGCGCTGAACGGCGCGCTGTCGGAGATCGCGCAGCGCACCGACCTCGCGGCGGTCGGCGTGACGGGCAAGCCGTTCATCTTCGCCGTCGGCGCCGACCTCAAGGGCGCCGCCGCCGTGGCCTCGCGCGAGGAGGCGCTGGCGATCGGCGGGCTCGGCCACCACGTCTTCCGGCGGCTGGGCGAGCTGCCGATCCCGTCGTTCGCGTTCGTGAACGGCGCGGCCATGGGCGGCGGCCTGGAGATCGCGCTGCACTGCACCTACCGGACGATCTCCTCGGGCGTGCCGGCGGTGGCGCTGCCCGAGTGCTTCCTCGGCCTGGTGCCGGGCTGGGGCGGCACGCAGCTCCTGCCCCGCCTGATCGGCCCGGAGCAGGCGCTCAAGCTCATCATCGAGAACCCCCTGTCGCAGAACCGCATGATCAAGGGCGCGCAGGCGTACAAGCTGGGTGTCGCCGACGCGATGTTCGAGCCGGCCGACTTCCTGGAGGAGTCGCTGCGCTGGGCCGCCAAGGTCGTCGCGGGCGAGGTGGCCGTCGAGCGGCCGTCCCGCGACGGCGACGACTGGGACAAGGCGGTGGCCGACGCCCGGTTCCTCGTGGACATGAAGCTGCGCGGCGCCTCCCCCGCCCCCTACCGGGCGCTCGACCTGGTGGCCCGGGCCCGGACGGCCTCGCGCGACGAGGGCTTCGCCGCCGAGGACGAGGCGCTGGCCGACCTGCTGATGGGTGACGAGCTGCGGGCCGGGCTGTACGCGTTCGACCTGGTGCAGCGGCGGGCCAAGCGCCCGGCGGGCGCGCCCGACAGGTCGCTGGCCCGCAAGGTGACCAAGGTCGGCGTGGTGGGCGCGGGGCTGATGGCCTCGCAGATGGCGCTGCTGTTCGCCCGCCGCCTGGAGGTGCCGGTCGTGCTGACCGACCTCGACCAGGCCCGGCTCGACAAGGGCGTCGGGTACGTGCACGCCGAGGTGGACAAGCTGCTCGGCAAGGGCCGGATCTCGGCCGACCAGGCGAACCGGCTCAAGGGCCTGGTGACGGGCTCGCTGACCAAGGACGCCTTCGCCGACGCCGACTTCGTCATCGAGGCCGTCTTCGAGGACATGGCGGTCAAGAAGAAGGTGTTCGCCGAGGTGGAGGCCGTCGTCCCCGACGGGTGCACGCTGGCCACCAACACCTCGTCGCTGTCGCTGACCGAGATGGGCGCCGACCTGGCGCACCCGGAGCGGCTGGTCGGCTTCCACTTCTTCAACCCGGTCGCCGTGATGCCGCTCCTGGAGATCGTCAAGGGCGCCGCGACGGACGACGCGACGCTGGCCACGGCCTTCGCCGTCGGCAAGTCGCTGAAGAAGTCGGCGGTGCTGGTCAAGGACGCCCCGGCGTTCGTGGTCAACCGGCTGCTGACCCGCTTCATGGGCGAGGTGATCGCCGCCGTGGACGAGGGCACACCGCTGGAGACCGCCGAGCACGCCCTCGACGACCTCGGCCTGCCGATGACGCCGTTCGCGCTGCTGCAGCTCGTCGGCCCGGCCGTCGGGCTGCACGTGGCCGAGACGTTGCACGAGGCGTTCCCCGACCGGTTCGGGGTCTCGGCCAACATGGCCAAGCTGGTGGCCTCCGGCAAGCCGGGCGTGTACGCGGCCGACTTCTCGCTCGACCCCGAGGCCGTGGCGCTCTTCGCGGGCGGCGACCGGCCGTCCACCGCCGAGGAGGTGCGCCGGCGCGTGCTGGAGGCGCTGGCCCAGGAGATCAGGATCATGCTGGACGAGGGCGTGGTCGCCGCCGCCCAGGACATCGACCTGTGCATGATCCTGGGCGCGGGCTGGCCGTTCCACCTGGGCGGCGTCACGCCGTACCTGGACCGGGCCGGCGTCGCCCGGCCGCGTTTCCTGGAGCCGGGTGTGGCCTCGCTGCCCGCCTGA
- a CDS encoding SSI family serine proteinase inhibitor yields MRSMTATALCGAFLVLAAAPAVADDDVRSSALTITITTAGQAPRTYQLTCDPDGGDHPAAAVACARLRAAGGKLGGLRGPATSCGWVYQPYKVGVTGTWQGRNVTYNGTFTNACRAKAAGAGVFAF; encoded by the coding sequence ATGAGATCAATGACGGCAACGGCGTTGTGCGGGGCGTTCCTGGTGCTCGCCGCGGCGCCCGCGGTGGCCGACGACGACGTACGGTCGTCGGCCCTGACGATCACCATCACGACCGCCGGGCAGGCGCCCCGGACCTACCAGCTCACCTGCGACCCCGACGGGGGCGACCACCCCGCCGCGGCCGTGGCCTGCGCCCGGCTGCGCGCCGCCGGCGGCAAGCTCGGCGGGCTGCGCGGGCCGGCCACCTCCTGCGGGTGGGTCTACCAGCCGTACAAGGTGGGGGTCACGGGCACCTGGCAGGGCCGCAACGTCACCTACAACGGGACCTTCACCAACGCGTGCCGGGCCAAGGCGGCCGGAGCGGGCGTGTTCGCCTTCTGA